A stretch of the Capsicum annuum cultivar UCD-10X-F1 chromosome 10, UCD10Xv1.1, whole genome shotgun sequence genome encodes the following:
- the LOC107843433 gene encoding acyl-coenzyme A oxidase 4, peroxisomal → MHKEAKSSYFDMPALDVSVAFPQATPASNFPPCTSDYYQLADLLTPEEQAVRMKVRECMEKEVAPIMAKYWEKAEFPFEVIPKFAALHIAGGTIKGYGCPGSSITGSAVAAAEVARVDASCSTFILVHSSLAMLTIGLCGSEMQKQKYLPSLAELDTIACWGLTEPDYGSDASGLGTTARKVEGGWILEGQKRWIGNSTFANILVIFARNTSTNQINGFIVKKDAPGLQATKMENKIGLRIVQNGDILLKKVFVPDEDRLPGVNSFQDTNKVLAVSRVMVAWQPIGIAMGVYDMCHRYLKERKQFGAPLAAFQINQQKLVQMLSNIQAMILVGWRLCKLYESGKMTPGHASLGKSWNTLRARETVALGRELLGGNGILSDFHVAKAFCDLEPIYTFEGTYDINTLVTGREITGLASFKPAPSRQKSRL, encoded by the exons ATGCACAAAGAGGCGAAAAGCTCCTATTTTGATATGCCAGCATTGGATGTTTCTGTTGCATTTCCTCAAGCAACTCCAGCGTCCAACTTTCCTCCATGCA CTTCAGACTATTATCAGTTAGCTGATCTGTTGACTCCGGAGGAGCAAGCCGTCAGAATGAAAGTGAGGGAATGCATGGAGAAAGAAGTTGCTCCTATAATGGCAAAG TACTGGGAGAAGGCAGAGTTTCCTTTTGAAGTCATTCCAAAATTTGCTGCTTTGCACATTGCTGGTGGCACAATCAAG GGGTATGGTTGTCCAGGTTCCTCGATAACTGGAAGTGCTGTTGCTGCAGCGGAAGTTGCCAGAGTTGATGCAAGTTGCTCTACATTCATTTTGGTGCATTCATCATTAGCAATGCTCACTATTG GGCTATGTGGGTCTGAAATGCAAAAGCAAAAATACTTGCCGTCATTGGCTGAACTTGACACTATAGCTTGTTGG GGCCTAACTGAGCCTGACTATGGAAGTGATGCAAGTGGGTTGGGGACAACTGCCAGAAAG GTTGAAGGTGGTTGGATCCTTGAAGGGCAAAAGCGTTGGATAGGAAACAGCACTTTCGCCAATATACTGGTTATTTTTGCTAGAAATACATCCACAAACCAGATAAACGG TTTCATAGTAAAGAAGGATGCTCCAGGATTGCAAGCTACTAAAATGGAAAACAAAATTGGACTACGGATTGTTCAAAATGGAGACATTCTCTTGAAGAAAGTTTTTGTCCCTGATGAGGATAGACTACCTGGGGTCAATTCTTTCCAGGATACAAACAAG GTGCTCGCTGTATCACGTGTCATGGTTGCGTGGCAGCCTATTGGCATTGCAATGGGTGTTTATGATATGTGTCACAG GTACTTGAAGGAGAGGAAGCAGTTTGGAGCACCATTGGCCGCTTTCCAGATCAACCAACAGAAATTGGTCCAAATGTTGAGCAACATTCAAGCAATGATTCTTGTTGGTTGGCGGCTTTGCAAACTGTATGAGAGTGGTAAAATGACTCCTGGTCATGCAAGCTTAGGGAAA TCATGGAATACCTTGAGGGCGAGAGAGACAGTTGCTCTCGGACGAGAATTACTAGGTGGCAATGGAATCTTGTCCGACTTTCATGTCGCAAAG GCATTTTGCGATTTGGAGCCCATCTATACATTTGAAGGTACTTATGACATCAACACGTTGGTAACGGGTAGAGAAATCACTGGTTTGGCCAGTTTCAAGCCTGCACCATCAAGGCAAAAGAGTCGTCTGTGA
- the LOC107844967 gene encoding protein ZW2 yields MPAGSYTSSHDDNSFEVFLGGWLIRQEQLLNELVLAQDTFDEESQEGDIRDLISRVLAHYEEYYEEKSRMTQRNVFRVFSPTWFSPLERSFLWITGFNPGLAFSLVTDSVDDLSENQVQRINWLRHETKVQERSLTEELAKIQESVAAPPVVDLAQRVGMQLIYADDINVDMEEVDGNLDTLKTALENVVTDADRLRTRTAERVVGLLRPLQSLKFFSAAAQLQLRVRMMGMQREADRQENDNNNNNDASNGW; encoded by the exons ATGCCAGCAGGGTCATATACAAGTAGCCATGATGATAATTCCTTCGAGGTGTTTCTAGGAGGTTGGTTAATTAGGCAAGAACAATTACTAAATGAACTTGTTCTAGCACAAGACACTTTTGATGAGGAATCTCAAGAAGGTGATATAAGAGACCTCATTTCTAGAGTTCTAGCTCATTATGAAGAATACtatgaagaaaaatcaagaatgacTCAGAGAAATGTTTTTCGAGTCTTTTCACCTACTTGGTTCTCTCCACTCGAAAGGAGCTTCCTATGGATAACTGGATTCAATCCCGGCTTAGCTTTCTCTCTG GTAACTGATTCTGTAGACGATTTGAGTGAAAATCAAGTTCAGAGGATCAACTGGCTGAGACACGAGACGAAGGTTCAAGAAAGATCCCTGACGGAAGAGCTGGCGAAAATTCAAGAGAGCGTGGCTGCACCACCGGTGGTGGACCTAGCACAACGAGTAGGAATGCAACTTATATATGCTGACGATATAAACGTAGATATGGAAGAGGTAGATGGGAACCTAGACACACTGAAGACAGCCCTGGAGAATGTGGTGACTGATGCTGATAGGCTGAGGACAAGAACAGCTGAGAGAGTTGTGGGATTGCTTAGGCCTTTGCAAAGTTTGAAGTTTTTCAGTGCTGCAGCTCAGCTTCAATTGAGGGTTAGGATGATGGGAATGCAAAGAGAAGCTGATAGGCaggaaaatgataataataataataatgatgcttCAAATGGATGGTAA